The following are encoded in a window of Ranitomeya variabilis isolate aRanVar5 chromosome 6, aRanVar5.hap1, whole genome shotgun sequence genomic DNA:
- the MALSU1 gene encoding mitochondrial assembly of ribosomal large subunit protein 1 isoform X2, translating into MCLQQNGGDPINDFFPDEDLPEFNIKVLVNLLRQENGKDLCVIRVPPEMKYVDYFVVVGGTSTRHLQAMAQYIVKMYKFLKGENEPHVCLEGKDTDDWMCIDFGTMVVHFMLPETRETYELEKLWTLRSFDDQLSEIPEEILPKDFTFGLHEHKEG; encoded by the exons ATGTGCTTACAACAGAACGGTGGTGACCCCATCAATGACTTCTTCCCAG ATGAAGATCTTCCAGAGTTTAATATTAAAGTGCTTGTAAATTTGCTACGACAAGAAAACGGCaaagatctgtgtgtcatccgagTGCCCCCGGAGATGAAATACGTTGACTATTTTGTGGTCGTTGGAGGAACGTCGACCCGGCATCTCCAAGCTATGGCCCAATACATAGTGAAAATG TATAAGTTTCTGAAGGGAGAAAATGAGCCACACGTTTGCCTAGAGGGAAAGGACACAGATGATTGGATGTGTATAGATTTTG GGACCATGGTCGTTCATTTCATGCTGCCTGAAACCAGAGAGACCTATGAGCTGGAGAAGTTGTGGACTTTGCGCTCATTTGATGACCAGTTGTCTGAAATCCCGGAGGAGATTTTACCTAAAGATTTTACATTCGGACTACATGAGCATAAAGagggatag
- the MALSU1 gene encoding mitochondrial assembly of ribosomal large subunit protein 1 isoform X1, which produces MWARTLGRLCVRLSAPGGRSGIVCKLHPGLCRHHATVTAGWTAAYSDTARTCLLQSQRYSAHTAGPGGTEDTEPDEDLPEFNIKVLVNLLRQENGKDLCVIRVPPEMKYVDYFVVVGGTSTRHLQAMAQYIVKMYKFLKGENEPHVCLEGKDTDDWMCIDFGTMVVHFMLPETRETYELEKLWTLRSFDDQLSEIPEEILPKDFTFGLHEHKEG; this is translated from the exons ATGTGGGCCCGGACACTGGGCCGGCTGTGTGTCCGACTCTCTGCACCGGGTGGACGGTCCGGGATAGTGTGCAAGTTACACCCTGGATTATGTCGGCACCATGCTACTGTGACTGCCGGGTGGACGGCGGCGTATTCGGACACAGCACGGACGTGTCTACTGCAGAGCCAGAGATACAGCGCACACACGGCGGGGCCTGGCGGCACCGAGGACACCGAGCCCG ATGAAGATCTTCCAGAGTTTAATATTAAAGTGCTTGTAAATTTGCTACGACAAGAAAACGGCaaagatctgtgtgtcatccgagTGCCCCCGGAGATGAAATACGTTGACTATTTTGTGGTCGTTGGAGGAACGTCGACCCGGCATCTCCAAGCTATGGCCCAATACATAGTGAAAATG TATAAGTTTCTGAAGGGAGAAAATGAGCCACACGTTTGCCTAGAGGGAAAGGACACAGATGATTGGATGTGTATAGATTTTG GGACCATGGTCGTTCATTTCATGCTGCCTGAAACCAGAGAGACCTATGAGCTGGAGAAGTTGTGGACTTTGCGCTCATTTGATGACCAGTTGTCTGAAATCCCGGAGGAGATTTTACCTAAAGATTTTACATTCGGACTACATGAGCATAAAGagggatag
- the FAM221A gene encoding protein FAM221A isoform X2, translating to MERLHFQGAAGAIDDYVQYRRIVGEDDGGKMFTPEEYEAYKKTVLPMRAQNRLFVSWRSPTGIDCKLVGPETPCFCTHRYKQHKTDFKELPKDRPILLPCKVSKCPCKSYHYAPLNGSQPIRCRCKHFADDHSVTGSYNCTKCSNCSGFHSSFTCGCSQPAYAHDTVVETKEERQALGKPVGHDVPYAAMGGLTGFSSLADGYMRLDESGIGAPSKSFLEAPDDGGSHPFLRAYGPPSSNVKELPEGNNQTSSLKTSEEQDMAYFERRYQERLQKEREQKRLPKDPKHSRNQRP from the exons ATGGAGAGACTGCACTTCCAGGGGGCTGCGGGGGCCATAGATGACTACGTGCAGTACAGGAG AATTGTTGGCGAAGATGATGGAGGTAAAATGTTTACTCCAGAAGAATATGAAGCGTACAAGAAAACCGTTCTGCCAATGAGAGCCCAAAATCGACTGTTCGTCAGCTGGAGATCACCAACAGGAATTGACTGCAAGCTTGTGGGCCCCGAGACTCCCTGCTTCTGCACGCACAG GTATAAACAGCATAAGACAGACTTTAAGGAGCTTCCGAAGGATCGTCCCATTCTGTTGCCGTGTAAAGTTAGTAAATGCCCATGCAAGTCCTACCACTACGCCCCTCTGAATGGCTCACAACCCATCCGCTGCCGATGTAAGCACTTCGCCGATGACCACAGTGTTACAGGATCCTACAACTGCACCAAAT GCTCGAACTGCTCAGGCTTCCATAGTTCTTTCACGTGCGGATGTTCTCAGCCAGCGTACGCTCACGACACAGTTGTGGAGACTAAGGAAGAAAGACAAGCTCTAGGAAAACCTGTTGGACACGACGTCCCTTACGCTGCAATGGGAGGACTGACTGGCTTCAGCTCTCTTGCTGATGGGTATATGAGGCTAGATGAAAGTGGTATCG GGGCTCCCAGTAAGAGTTTCTTGGAAGCTCCCGACGATGGTGGATCCCATCCATTTCTAAGAGCATATGGCCCGCCATCATCCAACGTTAAAG AACTTCCTGAAGGAAATAATCAGACATCCAGTCTGAAAACATCAGAAGAACAGGACATGGCATATTTTGAGAGGCGGTATCAAGAAAGG TTGCAGAAAGAAAGAGAACAGAAAAGACTTCCAAAGGATCCGAAACACTCCAGAAATCAGCGGCCCTAA
- the FAM221A gene encoding protein FAM221A isoform X1 has protein sequence MLSVVTTLQQRGREVAALLMRCQRKLQNCWQEGCVPAEICAGQNRIVGEDDGGKMFTPEEYEAYKKTVLPMRAQNRLFVSWRSPTGIDCKLVGPETPCFCTHRYKQHKTDFKELPKDRPILLPCKVSKCPCKSYHYAPLNGSQPIRCRCKHFADDHSVTGSYNCTKCSNCSGFHSSFTCGCSQPAYAHDTVVETKEERQALGKPVGHDVPYAAMGGLTGFSSLADGYMRLDESGIGAPSKSFLEAPDDGGSHPFLRAYGPPSSNVKELPEGNNQTSSLKTSEEQDMAYFERRYQERLQKEREQKRLPKDPKHSRNQRP, from the exons atgtTATCGGTGGTCACAACCCTTCAACAGAGGGGAAGAGAAGTTGCTGCCCTGTTGATGAGATGTCAGCGAAAGCTGCAGAATTGCTGGCAGGAGGGCTGTGTGCCGGCAGAGATCTGCGCTGGACAGAACAG AATTGTTGGCGAAGATGATGGAGGTAAAATGTTTACTCCAGAAGAATATGAAGCGTACAAGAAAACCGTTCTGCCAATGAGAGCCCAAAATCGACTGTTCGTCAGCTGGAGATCACCAACAGGAATTGACTGCAAGCTTGTGGGCCCCGAGACTCCCTGCTTCTGCACGCACAG GTATAAACAGCATAAGACAGACTTTAAGGAGCTTCCGAAGGATCGTCCCATTCTGTTGCCGTGTAAAGTTAGTAAATGCCCATGCAAGTCCTACCACTACGCCCCTCTGAATGGCTCACAACCCATCCGCTGCCGATGTAAGCACTTCGCCGATGACCACAGTGTTACAGGATCCTACAACTGCACCAAAT GCTCGAACTGCTCAGGCTTCCATAGTTCTTTCACGTGCGGATGTTCTCAGCCAGCGTACGCTCACGACACAGTTGTGGAGACTAAGGAAGAAAGACAAGCTCTAGGAAAACCTGTTGGACACGACGTCCCTTACGCTGCAATGGGAGGACTGACTGGCTTCAGCTCTCTTGCTGATGGGTATATGAGGCTAGATGAAAGTGGTATCG GGGCTCCCAGTAAGAGTTTCTTGGAAGCTCCCGACGATGGTGGATCCCATCCATTTCTAAGAGCATATGGCCCGCCATCATCCAACGTTAAAG AACTTCCTGAAGGAAATAATCAGACATCCAGTCTGAAAACATCAGAAGAACAGGACATGGCATATTTTGAGAGGCGGTATCAAGAAAGG TTGCAGAAAGAAAGAGAACAGAAAAGACTTCCAAAGGATCCGAAACACTCCAGAAATCAGCGGCCCTAA